One window from the genome of Magnolia sinica isolate HGM2019 chromosome 4, MsV1, whole genome shotgun sequence encodes:
- the LOC131243800 gene encoding putative glucose-6-phosphate 1-epimerase isoform X2, with the protein MRGGIPICFPQFGNSGSMEQHGFVRNKIWTIDDDPPPLHPAEYIGKSAIDLLLKPSEEDLECWPHCFEFRLRVALTLNGDLTMISRIRNLDSKPFSFSFAFHTYFFVSVIRNFNGSCCWNLCCSGCHYTISSFVYTLVRLEERN; encoded by the exons ATGCGAGGAGGAATCCCCATTTGTTTCCCGCAG TTTGGAAACAGTGGATCAATGGAGCAACATGGGTTTGTAAGGAACAAGATTTGGACCATTGATGATGATCCTCCACCTCTTCATCCTGCTGAGTACATTGGCAAATCTGCTATTGACTTGCTACTGAAACCATCTGAAGAGGATCTGGAGTGCTGGCCCCACTG TTTTGAGTTCCGTCTTAGAGTGGCTCTTACGTTGAATGGAGATCTCACCATGATATCGCGGATTAGGAACCTAGACAGCAAGCCATTTAGTTTCTCCTTTGCTTTCCACACATATTTCTTTGTTTCTGTCATCAG GAATTTCAATGGGAGCTGTTGCTGGAATCTCTGTTGCAGCGGTTGCCATTATACTATTTCTAGTTTTGTCTATACATTGGTGCGTCTAGAAGAAAGAAACTGA